Proteins from a genomic interval of Trifolium pratense cultivar HEN17-A07 linkage group LG6, ARS_RC_1.1, whole genome shotgun sequence:
- the LOC123892094 gene encoding uncharacterized protein LOC123892094, giving the protein MSNVKHHFKILNITGDNYITWNNNLTEYLACEGLDKILEGDNAEVQTADPQELAMKKSKVNRIIKHHLDDGLQTEYSNAKDPKILWDKLKARFGHQRKVLLPSLMDQWNKLRFQDYKSVVAYNSAMHQIIAQLEFCGVAITEEQKLEKTFSTFHASQVLLQQQYRMRGFTEYSDLVAALLVAEQNNELLIKNHQTRPTGTIAYPEINATTFNRGRGGHNRHKGRGGVAARKITSSVNT; this is encoded by the coding sequence ATGTCAAACGTTAAGCATCATTTCAAAATTCTAAACATAACCGGAGATAATTACATAACATGGAACAACAACTTAACTGAGTACCTTGCATGTGAGGGGCTCGATAAAATTCTAGAAGGAGATAATGCAGAGGTGCAAACAGCTGACCCACAGGAATTAGCAATGAAAAAATCGAAAGTAAATCGGATAATTAAACACCACCTTGATGATGGATTACAAACAGAATATTCAAATGCCAAGGATCCCAAAATACTATGGGACAAACTTAAGGCAAGATTTGGACATCAGAGGAAAGTCCTGTTACCTTCATTAATGGATCAGTGGAACAAATTAAGGTTCCAAGATTATAAAAGTGTTGTTGCATATAACTCTGCCATGCACCAAATTATTGCACAATTAGAATTTTGCGGTGTGGCTATAACTGAAGAACAGAAATtggaaaaaacattttcaacttTCCATGCATCCCAAGTATTGTTGCAACAACAATATAGAATGAGGGGATTTACTGAGTACTCTGATTTGGTCGCAGCTCTTTTGGTGGCAGAACAAAACAATGAGCTCTTGATAAAAAACCACCAGACACGTCCCACAGGAACAATAGCATACCCCGAAATAAATGCAACAACATTTAATCGTGGGCGTGGTGGCCATAATCGTCATAAAGGACGAGGGGGTGTCGCGGCGCGAAAAATAACCTCGAGCGTAAACACTTGA
- the LOC123891473 gene encoding putative pentatricopeptide repeat-containing protein At1g16830 isoform X1 gives MNTILSIALRPHHRFFSKLNNQILQPNLSADLITLGGFLRSSKHIRHDTITFGRMVPVLSRLIDHYITPQSILSELQSIGSINLSTININPNPFIHLLRIFSRSGNHIMVIETCNHMIEFHGFVIEKKTFASNLLMESLFKTSQHKIAFYVFEQTKNPNFLTFNIALYHLSNVNDIVNVSYVLRHMLSLSYCPNHNTFSAVLNSFCRMNAIRQVYQILGLMVGLGVELSVNVWTVLISKFCKLRRPDVAIGLFYKMIRTGCSPNVFTYTALIKALMESNMVIHALRLLSYMCSDGLDLDLVLHNVLIDCFSKAGMYEDAFLAFDGLTKQINIKPDLCTYTSLLPTTWRFEQFDLVHKIEDCRLIGCDLVFCNALITSYIKAGHPGRAVKFYKRMIDEGFKPDKHSFAGLLIALCAQRRIDKAIKEYRGVARTADAHIHTVIVDGLIQAGQYLKAAIVFRSAADKKYPLDSVAYAVGIRAHLRSGKTLEANTLFDQMKNNGLEPNVQTFNMMLFSSFKVKDRQMVKQLLEEMIDSRIELSDRNFFNMYKFRCCLDLLPYIRDLGLLSAKALDALSHDESVKENYEHCAEVDIECNLVLDSSSSEDMSDVAVSVC, from the coding sequence ATGAACACCATTTTATCAATAGCATTACGGCCGCACCACCGTTTCTTCTCAAAACTCAATAACCAAATTCTACAACCAAATCTCTCTGCCGATTTAATTACTCTCGGCGGTTTCCTCCGCTCCTCAAAACACATCCGCCATGACACAATCACCTTCGGTCGAATGGTCCCGGTCCTCAGCCGCCTTATTGACCACTACATAACCCCTCAATCAATTCTCTCAGAGTTACAATCAATTGGTTCTATCAATCTCTCTACCATAAACATAAACCCTAATCCTTTTATACATTTGTTGAGGATTTTCTCTCGTTCAGGTAATCACATCATGGTTATTGAAACTTGTAATCATATGATAGAGTTTCATGGTTTTGTAATTGAGAAGAAAACCTTTGCTTCAAACTTACTTATGGAGTCTTTGTTTAAAACCTCTCAACATAAAATTGCTTTTTATGTTTTCGAACAAACGAAAAACCCAAATTTCCTTACTTTCAACATTGCACTTTATCATCTTTCCAATGTAAATGACATTGTCAATGTTTCCTATGTTCTTAGACATATGTTGAGCTTGAGTTATTGTCCTAATCATAACACTTTTAGTGCGGTTTTGAATTCGTTTTGTAGAATGAATGCAATTCGGCAAGTTTATCAGATTTTGGGTTTAATGGTTGGTTTAGGGGTTGAATTGTCTGTCAATGTTTGGACTGTACTCATTAGTAAGTTCTGTAAATTACGTAGGCCCGATGTTGCTATCGGTTTGTTTTACAAAATGATTCGAACTGGTTGTTCTCCTAATGTTTTCACGTATACTGCTTTAATTAAAGCATTGATGGAATCTAACATGGTGATTCATGCTTTACGTTTGTTGAGTTATATGTGTTCTGATGGTCTAGATCTTGATTTAGTTCTTCATAATGTGTTAATTGATTGCTTTTCGAAGGCTGGAATGTACGAGGATGCATTTCTAGCTTTTGACGGGTTGACGaaacaaataaacataaaaCCTGATTTGTGTACCTATACTTCATTGTTACCTACAACCTGGCGGTTTGAACAGTTTGATCTCGTACACAAAATAGAAGATTGCAGACTTATAGGTTGTGATTTAGTGTTTTGCAATGCTCTTATAACTTCTTATATTAAGGCTGGGCATCCCGGTCGTGCTGTTAAATTCTATAAACGTATGATTGATGAAGGTTTTAAGCCAGATAAACATAGTTTTGCTGGGCTACTAATTGCACTTTGTGCTCAGAGAAGAATTGATAAAGCAATTAAGGAGTATCGTGGTGTTGCTAGAACGGCTGATGCTCACATCCATACCGTGATAGTGGATGGGCTTATACAGGCTGGTCAGTATCTCAAGGCTGCCATTGTGTTTAGATCAGCAGCAGACAAGAAATACCCACTTGACAGTGTAGCATATGCTGTTGGCATCCGTGCACATCTTAGAAGTGGAAAAACTCTAGAAGCCAACACTTTGTTTGACCAGATGAAGAACAATGGTCTGGAACCTAATGTTCAGACATTTAACATGATGCTTTTCAGTTCGTTTAAAGTAAAAGATCGCCAAATGGTTAAACAGTTGCTAGAAGAGATGATTGATTCAAGGATTGAGCTAAGTGACagaaatttcttcaacatgtATAAATTTCGATGCTGTTTGGATCTATTGCCCTATATTAGAGATTTGGGTTTATTATCTGCCAAAGCGTTGGATGCCTTAAGCCATGATGAAAgtgtaaaagaaaattatgaacATTGTGCTGAAGTTGATATAGAATGCAACCTAGTTCTGGATTCATCAAGTTCTGAAGATATGTCAGATGTAGCTGTGTCAGTTTGTTGA
- the LOC123891473 gene encoding putative pentatricopeptide repeat-containing protein At1g16830 isoform X2 → MNAIRQVYQILGLMVGLGVELSVNVWTVLISKFCKLRRPDVAIGLFYKMIRTGCSPNVFTYTALIKALMESNMVIHALRLLSYMCSDGLDLDLVLHNVLIDCFSKAGMYEDAFLAFDGLTKQINIKPDLCTYTSLLPTTWRFEQFDLVHKIEDCRLIGCDLVFCNALITSYIKAGHPGRAVKFYKRMIDEGFKPDKHSFAGLLIALCAQRRIDKAIKEYRGVARTADAHIHTVIVDGLIQAGQYLKAAIVFRSAADKKYPLDSVAYAVGIRAHLRSGKTLEANTLFDQMKNNGLEPNVQTFNMMLFSSFKVKDRQMVKQLLEEMIDSRIELSDRNFFNMYKFRCCLDLLPYIRDLGLLSAKALDALSHDESVKENYEHCAEVDIECNLVLDSSSSEDMSDVAVSVC, encoded by the coding sequence ATGAATGCAATTCGGCAAGTTTATCAGATTTTGGGTTTAATGGTTGGTTTAGGGGTTGAATTGTCTGTCAATGTTTGGACTGTACTCATTAGTAAGTTCTGTAAATTACGTAGGCCCGATGTTGCTATCGGTTTGTTTTACAAAATGATTCGAACTGGTTGTTCTCCTAATGTTTTCACGTATACTGCTTTAATTAAAGCATTGATGGAATCTAACATGGTGATTCATGCTTTACGTTTGTTGAGTTATATGTGTTCTGATGGTCTAGATCTTGATTTAGTTCTTCATAATGTGTTAATTGATTGCTTTTCGAAGGCTGGAATGTACGAGGATGCATTTCTAGCTTTTGACGGGTTGACGaaacaaataaacataaaaCCTGATTTGTGTACCTATACTTCATTGTTACCTACAACCTGGCGGTTTGAACAGTTTGATCTCGTACACAAAATAGAAGATTGCAGACTTATAGGTTGTGATTTAGTGTTTTGCAATGCTCTTATAACTTCTTATATTAAGGCTGGGCATCCCGGTCGTGCTGTTAAATTCTATAAACGTATGATTGATGAAGGTTTTAAGCCAGATAAACATAGTTTTGCTGGGCTACTAATTGCACTTTGTGCTCAGAGAAGAATTGATAAAGCAATTAAGGAGTATCGTGGTGTTGCTAGAACGGCTGATGCTCACATCCATACCGTGATAGTGGATGGGCTTATACAGGCTGGTCAGTATCTCAAGGCTGCCATTGTGTTTAGATCAGCAGCAGACAAGAAATACCCACTTGACAGTGTAGCATATGCTGTTGGCATCCGTGCACATCTTAGAAGTGGAAAAACTCTAGAAGCCAACACTTTGTTTGACCAGATGAAGAACAATGGTCTGGAACCTAATGTTCAGACATTTAACATGATGCTTTTCAGTTCGTTTAAAGTAAAAGATCGCCAAATGGTTAAACAGTTGCTAGAAGAGATGATTGATTCAAGGATTGAGCTAAGTGACagaaatttcttcaacatgtATAAATTTCGATGCTGTTTGGATCTATTGCCCTATATTAGAGATTTGGGTTTATTATCTGCCAAAGCGTTGGATGCCTTAAGCCATGATGAAAgtgtaaaagaaaattatgaacATTGTGCTGAAGTTGATATAGAATGCAACCTAGTTCTGGATTCATCAAGTTCTGAAGATATGTCAGATGTAGCTGTGTCAGTTTGTTGA
- the LOC123891475 gene encoding uncharacterized protein LOC123891475 gives MDHQHAFQLKPAGAPYTCSGCGQLGFGSRYHCKDNINCNYILHEECANPDPHPFHPFFEKSIFKFHKEAPGYETRICDACRKDVLGFVYHCSRTNIDLHPCCLKLKRSISDESGNVTLKLLQKVGSKCAKCRHKHVDGKVEGWSYYDGKSYYHVACFKDLILENWSRGYFSQEDRSIASSTNRETQLALTSMEIASSSSGSRRGRTMSKYTKIAVLVFKLIFSAIFGNPISAFVAIVEALASN, from the coding sequence ATGGATCATCAACACGCATTTCAATTGAAGCCTGCAGGAGCACCGTACACATGTAGTGGCTGTGGACAACTAGGGTTTGGATCAAGATACCATTGTAAAGACAACATAAATTGCAATTATATCCTTCATGAAGAATGTGCAAATCCCGATCCTCACCCTTTTCATCCATTTTTCGAGAAAAGCATTTTCAAGTTCCATAAGGAAGCACCTGGATATGAAACAAGAATTTGCGATGCTTGTCGCAAAGATGTGTTAGGTTTTGTCTACCATTGCTCTAGAACAAATATCGATCTTCATCCATGTTGTTTAAAGCTAAAACGTAGTATTTCGGATGAAAGTGGAAACGTGACTTTGAAACTTTTACAAAAAGTTGGTTCAAAGTGTGCCAAATGTAGGCATAAGCATGTTGATGGAAAAGTTGAAGGGTGGTCTTATTATGATGGAAAATCTTATTATCATGTGGCTTGTTTCAAGGATTTGATACTTGAGAATTGGAGTAGGGGTTATTTTTCTCAAGAGGATAGATCAATTGCAAGTTCAACTAATAGGGAAACTCAACTTGCCCTCACAAGTATGGAGATAGCTTCAAGTTCAAGTGGTTCAAGGAGAGGAAGGACTATGAGCAAGTACACAAAGATAGCTGTTTTGGTGTTCAAGCTAATATTTTCAGCTATATTTGGAAACCCTATATCTGCTTTTGTTGCTATTGTAGAAGCTCTTGCTTCAAATTAA